Part of the candidate division TA06 bacterium genome is shown below.
TCGCTTTTGATCGGGCGGATGCAGTTTTTACTGGGCGACTGGCTGCACATACTCAAGTAGAAAAGCCCTTTAGCCACAAAGGCACTGCTTTTGTTAATTGTTAATCGTGGTTGTATCTTAGTGTGCTGTGGCTTGGTGTGAGAAAGTAAAAATATAGTAAAGGACTAATGAACCGTTTAGCCATAATAACCGACAGCGGCACGGCCACCGGGTTCCGGTTGGCCGGGGCTGAGACCTTTGAGGTCAAAGACAACCGGGAGATGCAGGAGAAGGTGCTGGAACTGATCAACACCGAAAGCTACGGGCTGATCGCGGTCAACGACCAGCTGGCCGGGGACTTGGGCGAGGACGTGGCCCGGGCCCTTAAAAACAAGGCCCTGCCGGTGGTGCTGCCGTTCCCGGTGCCCAGGGAGGGACAGGTGATCAGCGGGGAGCAGTATCTGGCCAAATTGGTGAAGGACGCCATAGGGTTTTATGTTAAGTTGAAATGAACGACCTAACCCCCG
Proteins encoded:
- a CDS encoding V-type ATP synthase subunit F — translated: MNRLAIITDSGTATGFRLAGAETFEVKDNREMQEKVLELINTESYGLIAVNDQLAGDLGEDVARALKNKALPVVLPFPVPREGQVISGEQYLAKLVKDAIGFYVKLK